GACAAGGCCGGCAAGGCCGACGCGAAGAACGAGGGCTGAGCGAGTCCTCGACCGACCGGATCTCCGGGCCCCGGGACGCGACTCGCGCCCTGGGGCCCGCTCCGTTCCGGCCCGGCCCGCGCCCGCACCCCCCGTCCCCTGCGACGACCCAACTACCTTGCGCTGCCAGCGAACAGTCCAGGAAGCGGGATGGCGCCCGCCGACCAGCGCGTTAGGGTCCATGAATACGAGGGCTGGGGTCTCCCCCGTCCCCCGGAACGAAAGACGCTGAGACGGCCGGAGCCGTCAGAGACGAGCAGGTGGATACGTGACGAATCTGATGCCTTACGCCGCCGGTGAGCCGTCCCTCGGTGGTGGCCTCGGCGACCAGGTCTACAGCCGACTGCTCGGTGAGCGGATCATCTTCCTCGGCCAGCAGGTCGACGACGACATCGCCAACAAGATCACCGCGCAGCTCCTTCTCCTCGCGGCCGAGCCCGAGAAGGACATCTACCTCTACATCAACAGCCCCGGTGGTTCCGTCACGGCGGGCATGGCGGTCTACGACACCATGCAGTACATCCCCAACGACGTCGTGACCATCGGAATGGGCATGGCGGCCTCCATGGGCCAGTTCCTGCTGACCGGCGGCACCGCCGGCAAGCGCTTCGCGCTGCCCAACACCGACATCCTCATGCACCAGGGCTCCGCGGGCCTCGGCGGCACCGCCTCCGACATCAAGATCCAGGCCGAGCAGCTGCTCCGTACGAAGAAGCGCATGGCCGAGATCACCGCCCGGCACACGGGCCAGACCGAGGAGACCATCATCCGCGACGGTGACCGCGACCGCTGGTTCACCGCCGAGGAGGCCGTCTCCTACGGCATCATCGACGAGATCATCTCCGCTGCTTCGGGTGTTCCGGGCGGCGGCGGCACCGGCGCCTGAGGGCCTTCGGTACGCCCAGGACCGGCCACGTCAGCCCATCGAACGCCACCAGGATGGTGAACACCCACATGAACAACTTCCCCGGCGCCTCCGCGAGCGGCCTCTACACCGGCCCCCAGGTGGACAACCGCTATGTCGTCCCGCGCTTCGTGGAGCGCACCTCGCAGGGCGTACGCGAGTACGACCCGTACGCGAAGCTCTTCGAGGAGCGCGTGATCTTCCTCGGTGTCCAGATCGACGACGCGTCGGCCAACGACGTCATGGCGCAGCTCCTGTGCCTGGAGTCGATGGACCCCGACCGGGACATCTCGATCTACATCAACAGCCCCGGCGGCTCGATGACGGCGCTCACCGCCATCTACGACACGATGCAGTTCGTGAAGCCGGACATCCAGACGGTCTGCATGGGCCAGGCGGCCTCCGCCGCCGCGGTCCTTCTCGCGGCCGGTACGGCGGGCAAGCGCCTCGCCCTGCCGAACGCGCGCGTCCTGATCCACCAGCCGTCCAGCCAGACCGGCCGTGAGCAGCTCTCCGACCTGGAGATCGCGGCCAACGAGATCCTGCGCATGCGCGCGCAGCTCGAGGACATGCTGGCCAAGCACTCGACGACGCCGATCGAGAAGGTCCGCGACGACATCGAGCGCGACAAGATCCTGACCGCCGACGACGCCCTGGCGTACGGTCTGGTCGACCAGATCGTCTCGACCCGTAAGACCACGGCGGCGGCAGCGGCCTGACCCGTC
Above is a window of Streptomyces sp. NBC_01498 DNA encoding:
- a CDS encoding ATP-dependent Clp protease proteolytic subunit yields the protein MPYAAGEPSLGGGLGDQVYSRLLGERIIFLGQQVDDDIANKITAQLLLLAAEPEKDIYLYINSPGGSVTAGMAVYDTMQYIPNDVVTIGMGMAASMGQFLLTGGTAGKRFALPNTDILMHQGSAGLGGTASDIKIQAEQLLRTKKRMAEITARHTGQTEETIIRDGDRDRWFTAEEAVSYGIIDEIISAASGVPGGGGTGA
- a CDS encoding ATP-dependent Clp protease proteolytic subunit — encoded protein: MVNTHMNNFPGASASGLYTGPQVDNRYVVPRFVERTSQGVREYDPYAKLFEERVIFLGVQIDDASANDVMAQLLCLESMDPDRDISIYINSPGGSMTALTAIYDTMQFVKPDIQTVCMGQAASAAAVLLAAGTAGKRLALPNARVLIHQPSSQTGREQLSDLEIAANEILRMRAQLEDMLAKHSTTPIEKVRDDIERDKILTADDALAYGLVDQIVSTRKTTAAAAA